In Stenotrophomonas sp. ASS1, the following proteins share a genomic window:
- a CDS encoding family 20 glycosylhydrolase: MVKPSRARMRSAVLLGGLLALLPALPALAADPTPATEAPGPLLRADSLMLIPAPATVQRGQGSGITVRADTVLQAEGEAAQRVASQFADLLARSGGPRLAPARGKAAGTSGSIRFQIVPTFRDSGESYTLESTAEGVLVQAGNETGLFYGATTLAQLATGGSNGVLPAVQIQDAPRFSWRGFMLDSARHFQSLDEIKRVLDAMAAHKLNTFHWHLTDDQGWRMEIKRYPKLTEVGSCRLPAGDGGIDPVTGKEHPYCGFYTQDQIREVIAYAAKLHIQVIPEIDVPGHATAAIAAYPELGTIDTPLKPISEWGVFPNLFNVEDSTVTFLENVLEEVIDLFPAKYVHVGGDEAVKDQWEASKQVQQRMRALGIKNEMAMQSHIIKRLETFLEEHDRRLIGWDEILEGGLPPQATVMSWQGTEGGLAAASAGHDVIMSPVGYLYLDYLQTASPNEPPGRPTQVNLGKLYNFEPVPAELAADKRGHILGLQANMFTEHTRSYARLQHNLFPRLAAVAETGWSTPEHRDFRDFLARLPAQLQRYRAWGLSYAQTPFEVGVDYTDNRADNTVTVSLANPLGYEVRYSTDGQPVTAQSPLYQQPLTGKLPTTVQAAAFYQGQMLAAKPTIATFTAQSLLSRRSDELLSCVGKKGLVLRLEDDGPREGNRAVFNVDIFQPCWRWPQAQLDGIGSVEVRAGRIPYYFQLAHDEPKRRFEKAKRAHGEMQVRRGDCSGKVLAEVPLPAKPGADGFVTLRAALPKGTQGTGDLCINFTGDTRPAMWVLDEVSLGK; the protein is encoded by the coding sequence ATGGTCAAGCCTTCCCGCGCCCGGATGCGCAGCGCAGTGCTGCTGGGCGGCCTGCTCGCCCTGTTGCCGGCACTGCCGGCACTTGCCGCCGACCCCACACCCGCCACTGAAGCACCCGGCCCCCTGCTGCGCGCCGACAGCCTGATGCTGATTCCCGCCCCGGCCACCGTGCAGCGCGGCCAGGGCAGCGGCATCACCGTCCGCGCCGACACCGTGCTGCAGGCCGAAGGCGAAGCCGCGCAGCGCGTCGCCAGCCAGTTCGCCGATCTGCTGGCCCGCAGCGGTGGTCCGCGCCTTGCACCAGCCAGGGGCAAGGCGGCAGGCACGTCGGGCAGCATCCGCTTCCAGATCGTGCCCACCTTCCGCGACAGCGGCGAAAGCTACACGCTGGAAAGCACCGCAGAAGGCGTGCTGGTGCAGGCCGGCAACGAGACCGGCCTGTTCTACGGCGCGACCACCCTCGCCCAGCTCGCCACCGGCGGCAGCAACGGGGTGCTGCCGGCGGTGCAGATCCAGGACGCGCCGCGCTTCAGCTGGCGCGGTTTCATGCTCGATTCCGCACGTCACTTCCAGAGCCTGGACGAGATCAAGCGCGTGCTCGATGCGATGGCCGCGCACAAGCTCAACACCTTCCACTGGCACCTGACCGACGACCAGGGCTGGCGCATGGAGATCAAGCGCTACCCGAAGCTGACTGAAGTGGGCAGCTGCCGCCTGCCGGCCGGCGACGGTGGCATCGATCCGGTCACTGGCAAGGAGCATCCGTATTGCGGCTTCTACACGCAGGATCAGATCCGCGAAGTGATTGCCTATGCGGCGAAGCTGCATATCCAGGTGATTCCGGAAATCGATGTGCCGGGCCACGCGACTGCCGCGATTGCTGCGTATCCGGAGCTGGGCACCATCGATACGCCGTTGAAGCCGATCAGCGAATGGGGCGTGTTCCCCAACCTGTTCAACGTGGAAGACAGCACCGTCACCTTCCTCGAGAACGTGCTGGAAGAAGTGATCGACCTGTTCCCGGCCAAGTACGTGCACGTCGGTGGCGACGAGGCGGTGAAGGACCAGTGGGAAGCGTCGAAGCAGGTGCAGCAGCGCATGCGTGCGCTGGGCATCAAGAATGAGATGGCCATGCAGAGCCACATCATCAAGCGCCTGGAGACCTTCCTGGAGGAACACGACCGGCGCCTGATCGGCTGGGACGAGATCCTCGAAGGCGGGCTGCCGCCCCAGGCCACGGTGATGTCGTGGCAGGGCACCGAAGGTGGCCTCGCTGCGGCCAGTGCCGGGCATGACGTGATCATGTCGCCGGTCGGCTACCTGTACCTGGATTACCTGCAGACTGCCTCGCCGAACGAACCGCCGGGCCGTCCGACCCAGGTCAATCTCGGCAAGCTCTACAACTTCGAGCCGGTGCCGGCCGAACTGGCCGCCGACAAGCGCGGGCACATTCTCGGCCTGCAGGCCAACATGTTCACCGAGCACACACGCAGCTATGCGCGCCTGCAGCACAACCTGTTCCCGCGCCTGGCCGCTGTGGCCGAGACCGGTTGGAGCACGCCGGAACATCGCGACTTCCGCGATTTCCTCGCACGCCTGCCGGCGCAGCTGCAGCGCTACCGTGCCTGGGGCCTGTCCTATGCGCAGACCCCGTTCGAAGTAGGCGTGGACTACACCGACAATCGCGCGGACAACACGGTGACGGTGTCGCTGGCCAATCCGCTGGGCTATGAAGTGCGCTACAGCACCGATGGCCAGCCGGTGACCGCGCAGTCACCGCTGTACCAGCAGCCGCTGACCGGAAAACTGCCAACCACCGTGCAGGCTGCCGCGTTCTACCAGGGCCAGATGCTGGCGGCGAAACCGACCATTGCCACCTTCACCGCACAGTCGCTGCTCAGCCGCCGCAGCGATGAGCTGCTCAGCTGCGTGGGCAAGAAGGGCCTGGTGCTGCGCCTGGAAGACGATGGCCCACGCGAAGGCAACCGTGCGGTGTTCAACGTGGACATCTTCCAGCCGTGCTGGCGCTGGCCGCAGGCGCAGCTGGACGGCATCGGCAGCGTGGAAGTGCGTGCAGGTCGCATCCCGTATTACTTCCAACTGGCCCACGACGAACCCAAGCGCCGTTTCGAAAAGGCCAAGCGTGCCCACGGCGAGATGCAGGTGCGTCGCGGCGACTGCAGCGGCAAGGTGCTGGCTGAGGTACCGCTGCCAGCCAAGCCCGGTGCCGATGGCTTCGTGACACTGCGTGCAGCGCTGCCGAAGGGTACTCAGGGCACCGGTGACCTGTGCATCAACTTCACTGGCGACACGCGCCCGGCGATGTGGGTGCTGGATGAGGTGAGCCTGGGGAAATGA
- a CDS encoding VanZ family protein encodes MNHALPVIKPLQRPRLWGVLWALAVLLVIVVCLIPPPPIPLPENSDKGEHFLAYFILAGSAVQLFRRGRPLLWVGVGLVLMGIGIEFAQGALTSNRMADPMDAIANTVGVLAGMATALTPLRDLLLRWRG; translated from the coding sequence GTGAACCACGCGTTGCCGGTGATCAAGCCGCTGCAGCGGCCGCGGCTGTGGGGCGTGCTGTGGGCGCTGGCGGTGCTGTTGGTGATCGTGGTCTGCCTGATTCCACCGCCGCCGATTCCGTTGCCGGAAAACAGCGACAAGGGCGAGCACTTCCTCGCCTACTTCATCCTGGCCGGCAGCGCGGTGCAGCTGTTCCGTCGGGGCCGCCCGCTGCTGTGGGTGGGCGTGGGCCTGGTGTTGATGGGCATCGGCATCGAATTTGCCCAGGGTGCGCTGACCAGCAACCGCATGGCCGACCCGATGGATGCCATCGCCAACACGGTCGGTGTGCTCGCCGGCATGGCCACCGCACTGACCCCGCTGCGCGACCTGCTGCTGCGCTGGCGCGGGTAA
- a CDS encoding SAM-dependent methyltransferase, whose product MQPTFPLPEADALAHSDQLAAALRAEILAQGGAMPFSRFMELCLYTPGWGYYSAGASKFGGSGDFTTAPELGSLFAGSVANALAPVFAQLGTQARMLELGGGTGAFAEAVLLRLAELDALPSRYAILEPSADLRERQQQRLQQNLPAALAARVDWVDRPFEEDWEGVVFANEVIDALPTPRFLIRDGEVYEETVELDAEGNFIRGAQPADILLNGAVRHIERYLEKPFAEGYRSEVLPQLPYWLQAVAGGLQRGAMLFVDYGYNRGEFYQHDRDDGTVRAFYRHHVHNDVHRWPGLQDITASVDFTAMAEAGMHGGFELAGYCSQASFLLGNGLDQVLLLAEERTDEVGRIQLRDQVKKLTLPTEMGERFQAIGLQRGVDFEPAFELGDLSWRL is encoded by the coding sequence ATGCAGCCCACCTTCCCCCTGCCCGAAGCCGATGCCCTGGCCCACAGCGACCAGCTGGCGGCCGCCCTGCGCGCCGAAATCCTTGCGCAGGGCGGGGCGATGCCGTTCTCCCGCTTCATGGAGCTGTGCCTGTACACCCCCGGCTGGGGCTATTACAGCGCCGGCGCCAGCAAATTCGGCGGCAGTGGCGACTTCACCACCGCGCCCGAGCTCGGCAGCCTGTTCGCGGGCAGCGTGGCCAATGCGCTGGCGCCGGTGTTCGCCCAGCTGGGTACGCAGGCGCGCATGCTGGAGCTCGGCGGTGGTACCGGCGCCTTCGCCGAGGCGGTGCTGCTGCGCTTGGCCGAGCTGGACGCACTGCCCTCGCGGTACGCCATCCTTGAACCCAGCGCCGACCTGCGCGAGCGCCAGCAGCAGCGCCTGCAGCAGAACCTGCCGGCCGCGCTGGCGGCGCGCGTGGACTGGGTCGATCGGCCGTTCGAGGAGGACTGGGAGGGCGTGGTGTTTGCCAATGAGGTGATCGACGCATTGCCGACGCCGCGCTTCCTGATCCGGGATGGCGAGGTCTACGAGGAAACCGTCGAGCTGGATGCCGAAGGCAACTTCATCCGCGGCGCGCAGCCGGCCGACATCCTGCTCAATGGCGCGGTACGCCACATCGAGCGCTACCTGGAAAAGCCCTTCGCTGAGGGCTACCGCTCCGAAGTGCTGCCGCAGCTGCCGTACTGGCTGCAGGCGGTCGCCGGTGGCCTGCAGCGTGGCGCGATGCTGTTCGTCGACTACGGTTACAACCGCGGCGAGTTCTACCAGCACGACCGCGACGATGGCACCGTGCGTGCGTTCTACCGCCACCACGTGCACAACGACGTGCATCGCTGGCCGGGCCTGCAGGACATCACGGCGTCGGTGGATTTCACGGCGATGGCCGAGGCCGGCATGCACGGCGGTTTCGAGCTGGCCGGTTACTGCAGCCAGGCCAGTTTCCTGCTTGGCAACGGCCTGGACCAGGTGCTGCTGCTGGCCGAGGAACGCACCGATGAAGTGGGGCGCATCCAGCTGCGCGACCAGGTGAAGAAGTTGACCCTGCCGACCGAAATGGGCGAACGCTTCCAGGCCATCGGCCTGCAGCGCGGCGTCGATTTCGAGCCGGCGTTCGAGCTGGGTGACCTGAGCTGGCGCCTGTGA
- a CDS encoding pteridine reductase gives MSDTHPVVLITGSARRIGAAIARQFHACGWSVVLHANTSSAELQQAAFDFDNVRPGSVLALQADLRDADALADLVEQAVTHFGRLDALVNNASNFFPTPLGQVTAEAMDELYAVNARAPLLLSQAAAPYLRRQQGCIVNLTDLHGTDPMRDHIAYTMAKAALEMATRSLALELAPKVRVNAVAPGAILWPEQGKDDFAREALLARTPLARIGTVEEIAEAVYWLVAEASFVTGHTLRVDGGRTVS, from the coding sequence ATGAGCGACACCCACCCCGTGGTCCTGATCACCGGCAGCGCGCGCCGGATCGGTGCGGCCATCGCCCGCCAGTTCCACGCCTGTGGCTGGTCGGTGGTGCTGCATGCCAACACCTCCAGCGCCGAGCTGCAGCAGGCCGCGTTCGATTTCGACAACGTGCGCCCGGGCAGCGTGCTGGCCCTGCAGGCCGACCTGCGCGACGCCGACGCCCTGGCCGACCTGGTGGAACAGGCGGTCACCCACTTCGGGCGACTGGATGCACTGGTCAACAACGCCTCCAACTTCTTTCCCACCCCGCTCGGCCAGGTCACCGCCGAGGCAATGGACGAGCTGTATGCGGTCAACGCGCGCGCGCCACTGCTGCTGTCACAGGCGGCGGCGCCCTACCTGCGCCGCCAGCAGGGCTGCATCGTCAACCTGACCGACCTGCACGGCACCGACCCGATGCGCGACCACATCGCCTACACCATGGCCAAGGCCGCGCTGGAGATGGCCACCCGCTCGCTGGCGCTGGAGCTGGCGCCGAAAGTGCGGGTCAATGCGGTAGCGCCGGGGGCGATCCTATGGCCGGAACAGGGCAAGGACGATTTCGCCCGCGAAGCGCTGCTGGCACGCACGCCGCTGGCACGGATCGGCACGGTCGAGGAGATCGCCGAGGCGGTCTACTGGCTGGTGGCCGAAGCCAGCTTCGTCACCGGCCACACCCTGCGCGTGGATGGTGGGCGAACGGTCAGTTGA
- the folK gene encoding 2-amino-4-hydroxy-6-hydroxymethyldihydropteridine diphosphokinase codes for MTTVLLSLGSNVQPRRYLHAAVAALRERFGALQVSPAYRTAAVGFDGPAFLNNAVAIETDLPLQELDEWLHALEDAHGRDRSGPRFSDRTLDIDVVFYGDLVVEGPGHLRIPRPELKHAFVLKPLADIAPGFIDPVSGLDLATLWRAHRQFGEAFEVVDLG; via the coding sequence ATGACCACCGTGCTCCTGAGCCTGGGCAGCAACGTCCAGCCCCGTCGCTACCTCCACGCCGCGGTGGCGGCCCTGCGCGAGCGCTTCGGCGCGCTGCAGGTGTCGCCCGCCTACCGTACCGCCGCGGTCGGCTTCGATGGCCCGGCCTTCCTCAACAATGCGGTGGCGATCGAAACCGACCTGCCGCTGCAGGAACTGGACGAGTGGCTGCATGCGCTGGAAGACGCGCACGGGCGCGACCGCAGCGGGCCGCGCTTCTCCGATCGGACCCTGGACATCGACGTAGTGTTCTACGGCGACCTGGTGGTGGAAGGTCCCGGCCACCTGCGCATTCCGCGCCCGGAGCTGAAGCATGCCTTCGTGCTGAAGCCGCTGGCCGACATCGCGCCGGGCTTCATCGACCCGGTCAGCGGGTTGGACCTGGCCACGCTGTGGCGTGCGCACAGACAGTTTGGCGAGGCGTTCGAGGTGGTGGACCTCGGATGA
- a CDS encoding 20S proteasome subunits A/B: MTYCVGIEVDEGLVFAADTRTNASLDDVRVHRKLHVFEYPGQAAYVLMAAGNLATTQLLVSRLGRDAGERRTPNLRDMAHLFEAAEYVGQLLVDSQVHSSHSEHGHDGVNTQATLIFGGQIAGERPGLYMIYPLGNAIAASPETPYLQIGESKYGKPILDRILSPATHLEDAARTAIVSLDSTIRSNLSVGLPIDLALLRDGELRIGQQLRLGADSALYADIHQNWSRRLEQAVDALPRFPWETLDR, translated from the coding sequence ATGACCTATTGCGTTGGAATCGAGGTGGACGAGGGCCTGGTCTTCGCCGCCGACACCCGGACCAATGCCTCGCTGGACGATGTGCGCGTGCACCGCAAGCTGCACGTGTTCGAGTACCCCGGCCAGGCAGCCTACGTGCTGATGGCGGCTGGCAACCTGGCCACCACCCAGCTGCTGGTGTCGCGCCTGGGGCGCGATGCCGGCGAACGGCGCACGCCCAACCTGCGCGACATGGCCCATCTGTTCGAAGCCGCCGAGTACGTCGGCCAGCTGCTGGTGGACAGCCAGGTGCACAGCAGCCACAGCGAACACGGCCATGACGGGGTCAACACCCAGGCCACGCTGATCTTCGGCGGCCAGATCGCCGGCGAGCGTCCCGGGCTGTACATGATCTACCCGCTCGGCAACGCCATCGCTGCTTCGCCGGAAACGCCCTACCTGCAGATCGGTGAGTCCAAGTACGGCAAACCTATACTCGATCGCATCCTCAGTCCGGCCACACACCTGGAGGATGCCGCGCGCACGGCGATCGTCTCGCTGGACTCCACCATCCGTTCCAACCTGTCGGTGGGCCTGCCGATCGATCTGGCGCTGCTGCGCGACGGCGAGCTGCGCATCGGCCAGCAGCTGCGGCTGGGCGCGGATTCCGCGTTGTATGCCGATATTCACCAGAACTGGTCGCGGCGGCTGGAACAGGCGGTGGACGCGCTGCCGCGGTTCCCCTGGGAAACCCTGGACCGGTAG
- a CDS encoding ATP-binding protein — MPLTGPALGALRILLVEDSPEDAELMSEQMLDAGLEARFERVESEGELRQALVAFQPDIVLSDLSMPGFSGDDALRIVRETSPEVPFIFVSGTMGEENAVAALQKGANDYIIKHLPARLPSAVARAIRDARSAIERARVETELMRAQRLESLSLLAAGLSHDLRNILQPLLIMPDLLKARTEDPQLHHLADVIAECGRRGHEMAESMLSFVRGSRKPSERIEIDGLFDAVALLLRSNVPDAVRLELQVQDEGLVVDANYTELQQVMLNLALNAIQAMPNGGRLSLTASHAGQRDGVDWMQICVADEGIGMDADTLSHLFNPFFTTKADGTGLGLISCKRIVEGAGGSIHVNSQPGQGTCFELRLPMHEAIDGSEPIEQLVALGSGQSILVVDGEATRLSLLGNALSSQGYQLQLASDGPAALRWMQQEAMPALVIADAGSKLLPASQLLGEMATLGYRGPALVLEDPSVPVAADAFPAGVEVHVLHKPLQMQQVFRAVAEALG, encoded by the coding sequence ATGCCCCTGACCGGTCCCGCCCTTGGGGCGCTGCGCATCCTGCTGGTGGAGGACTCACCGGAAGATGCCGAGCTGATGTCCGAACAGATGCTCGACGCGGGCCTGGAAGCCCGCTTCGAACGTGTCGAGAGCGAGGGCGAACTGCGCCAGGCACTGGTCGCGTTCCAGCCGGACATCGTGCTGTCCGACCTGAGCATGCCGGGGTTCTCCGGTGATGACGCGCTGCGCATCGTGCGCGAGACATCACCGGAAGTGCCCTTCATCTTCGTCTCCGGCACCATGGGTGAGGAGAATGCAGTGGCGGCGCTGCAGAAGGGCGCCAACGATTACATCATCAAGCACCTGCCGGCGCGCCTGCCGTCGGCGGTGGCGCGTGCGATCCGCGATGCACGTAGCGCCATAGAGCGCGCACGGGTGGAAACCGAACTGATGCGCGCGCAGCGCCTGGAAAGCCTGTCGCTGCTTGCCGCCGGCCTCAGCCACGACCTGCGCAACATCCTGCAGCCGCTGCTGATCATGCCGGACCTGCTGAAGGCGCGCACCGAGGATCCGCAGCTGCACCATCTGGCCGATGTCATCGCCGAGTGCGGCCGCCGTGGCCACGAGATGGCCGAGTCGATGCTGTCGTTCGTGCGCGGCTCGCGCAAGCCCAGCGAGCGCATCGAGATCGATGGCCTGTTCGATGCGGTGGCGCTGCTGTTGCGCAGCAACGTGCCCGATGCGGTGCGCCTGGAGTTGCAGGTGCAGGACGAAGGTCTGGTGGTCGACGCCAACTACACCGAACTGCAGCAGGTGATGCTGAACCTGGCGCTCAACGCGATCCAGGCGATGCCCAACGGCGGTCGCCTGAGCCTGACTGCCAGCCATGCCGGCCAGCGCGATGGCGTGGACTGGATGCAGATCTGCGTGGCCGATGAAGGCATCGGCATGGATGCGGACACGCTGTCACACCTGTTCAATCCGTTCTTCACCACCAAGGCCGATGGCACCGGCCTGGGGCTGATTTCCTGCAAGCGCATCGTTGAAGGCGCCGGTGGCAGCATCCACGTCAACAGCCAGCCGGGGCAGGGCACCTGCTTCGAACTGCGGCTGCCGATGCATGAGGCCATCGATGGCAGCGAGCCGATCGAGCAGCTGGTGGCGCTGGGCAGTGGCCAGTCGATCCTGGTGGTTGACGGCGAAGCCACGCGCCTGTCGCTGCTCGGCAACGCGCTGTCCAGCCAGGGTTACCAGTTGCAGCTGGCCTCCGATGGCCCGGCGGCGTTGCGCTGGATGCAGCAGGAGGCGATGCCGGCGCTGGTGATTGCCGATGCCGGCTCCAAACTGCTGCCGGCCAGCCAGCTGCTGGGCGAGATGGCCACGCTTGGCTACCGCGGTCCGGCGCTGGTGCTGGAGGACCCGTCGGTGCCAGTCGCGGCGGACGCGTTCCCGGCCGGTGTGGAGGTGCATGTGCTGCACAAGCCGCTGCAGATGCAGCAGGTCTTCCGCGCGGTGGCCGAAGCGCTGGGCTGA
- a CDS encoding response regulator, with the protein MTTLRTILLAEDSPADAEMAIDALEEARLANPIVHVEDGVEVMDYLLRRGAFANREEGLPAVLLLDIKMPRMDGLEVLRQIREHEELKRLPVVILSSSREESDLARSWDMGVNAYVVKPVDVDQFFGAVQTLGKFWALINQAPELE; encoded by the coding sequence ATGACCACTCTGCGCACCATTCTTCTCGCCGAAGACAGCCCGGCTGATGCCGAAATGGCGATCGACGCCCTGGAAGAGGCGCGTCTGGCCAACCCCATCGTGCACGTCGAGGATGGCGTGGAAGTGATGGACTACCTGTTGCGCCGTGGTGCCTTCGCCAACCGCGAGGAAGGCCTGCCGGCGGTGCTGCTGCTGGACATCAAGATGCCGCGCATGGATGGCCTGGAGGTGCTGCGGCAGATCCGCGAGCACGAAGAGCTCAAGCGCCTGCCGGTGGTGATCCTGTCGTCCTCGCGCGAGGAAAGCGACCTGGCCCGCAGCTGGGACATGGGCGTGAACGCCTATGTGGTCAAGCCGGTGGACGTGGACCAGTTCTTCGGCGCGGTGCAGACCCTGGGCAAGTTCTGGGCGTTGATCAACCAGGCACCGGAACTCGAGTGA
- a CDS encoding ATP-binding protein — translation MALVFSDDIWDRWRLPALALAAAAIIVVPWLTLRQLQQDSEDAMAWVNHTQAVGVALQQLQADVRDVESAALTLSKGVDAPGLRERMAKANDLPGRLAELGRMTRDNPEQLIRIGRIESMLEGRMALARELAKSEPNSDQRELVQDLSTRYPIRGLVEELQASEQKLLTQRAEQAARQRKQTELVSWSSLVIQLALLGLVLWLLQRQIGRRLHAERQSLRSAARAASVLQTVREPIVLLDRDLRVQLHNPAFAELYGLQDERADGLLLDTVGDGAWKDPVMRQRLSDVLLRGRELWDFEHEQRAADGMVRYMLLNARRMPLPDTDDEVVLLTVSDVTVQRAVQLRVEELNRQLEGKVAQVSEVNRELEAFSYSVSHDLRAPLRHVAGFSDKLSRHLGDAADDKSRHYLEVISSSARRMAALIDDLLVYSRLGRAAMRQQAVDMQSLVADTRAMLDSNLQAEAENSGHAHHVEWSIAPLPIVVGDENMIRQVWLNLLGNAVKYSGNREPAKIRVDYQPQPDGGHQFTVSDNGAGFDMAYAGKLFGVFQRLHKASDYPGTGIGLASVRRVLTRHGGRIWAEAEPDVGATFHFYLPPAIDADKQGPSA, via the coding sequence ATGGCGCTGGTTTTCAGTGATGACATCTGGGACCGTTGGCGGTTGCCGGCCTTGGCGCTGGCTGCTGCCGCGATCATCGTGGTGCCGTGGTTGACCCTGCGCCAACTGCAGCAGGACAGCGAAGATGCGATGGCCTGGGTCAATCATACCCAGGCCGTGGGTGTGGCCCTGCAGCAGCTGCAGGCCGATGTACGCGATGTCGAATCGGCTGCGCTGACCCTGTCCAAGGGTGTGGATGCGCCTGGCCTGCGCGAGCGCATGGCCAAAGCCAATGACCTTCCCGGCCGCCTGGCTGAACTGGGCCGGATGACCCGCGACAATCCTGAGCAGCTGATCCGCATCGGCCGTATCGAGTCGATGCTGGAAGGGCGCATGGCGCTTGCCCGCGAACTGGCGAAGTCCGAACCCAACAGTGATCAGCGCGAGCTGGTGCAGGACCTGAGCACGCGCTATCCGATCCGTGGCCTGGTGGAGGAACTGCAGGCGAGCGAGCAGAAGCTGCTGACACAGCGCGCCGAGCAGGCCGCACGCCAGCGCAAGCAGACCGAGCTGGTGTCGTGGAGTTCGCTGGTGATCCAGCTGGCGCTGCTTGGCCTGGTGCTGTGGCTGCTGCAGCGGCAGATCGGTCGCCGCCTGCATGCCGAACGGCAGTCGCTGCGTTCGGCCGCGCGTGCAGCCTCGGTGCTGCAGACCGTGCGTGAGCCGATCGTGCTGCTCGACCGCGACCTGCGTGTGCAGCTGCACAACCCTGCCTTCGCCGAGCTGTACGGGCTGCAGGATGAACGCGCCGATGGCCTGTTGCTGGACACTGTCGGCGACGGTGCATGGAAAGACCCCGTGATGCGCCAGCGACTGTCCGATGTGCTGTTGCGCGGCCGCGAACTGTGGGACTTCGAGCATGAACAGCGCGCCGCCGATGGCATGGTGCGCTACATGCTGCTCAACGCGCGGCGCATGCCGCTGCCGGACACCGACGACGAAGTGGTGTTGCTCACGGTCAGCGACGTCACCGTGCAGCGTGCCGTGCAGCTGCGGGTGGAGGAACTGAACCGCCAGCTGGAAGGCAAGGTTGCGCAGGTGTCCGAGGTCAACAGGGAACTGGAAGCCTTCAGCTACTCGGTGTCGCACGACCTGCGTGCACCACTGCGCCACGTGGCCGGTTTCTCCGACAAGCTGTCGCGCCATCTGGGCGACGCCGCCGATGACAAGAGCCGCCATTACCTGGAGGTGATCTCCAGTTCGGCGCGGCGCATGGCGGCACTGATCGACGACCTGCTGGTCTACTCGCGGCTGGGCCGCGCGGCAATGCGCCAGCAGGCGGTGGACATGCAGTCGCTGGTGGCCGATACCCGCGCCATGCTCGATTCCAACCTGCAGGCCGAGGCCGAGAACAGCGGCCATGCGCACCACGTGGAGTGGAGCATCGCGCCGCTGCCGATCGTGGTGGGCGATGAGAACATGATCCGCCAGGTCTGGCTGAACCTGCTCGGCAACGCGGTGAAGTACTCGGGCAACCGCGAACCAGCGAAGATCCGCGTGGACTACCAGCCGCAGCCTGACGGCGGTCATCAGTTCACGGTCAGCGACAATGGTGCAGGCTTTGACATGGCCTACGCCGGCAAGCTGTTTGGTGTCTTCCAGCGCCTGCACAAGGCCAGCGACTACCCGGGTACCGGCATCGGCCTGGCCAGCGTGCGCCGCGTGCTGACCCGCCATGGCGGCCGTATCTGGGCCGAGGCCGAACCGGACGTCGGCGCCACCTTCCACTTCTACCTGCCTCCCGCGATCGACGCGGACAAACAAGGGCCTTCTGCATGA
- a CDS encoding BON domain-containing protein, which produces MSNTTRTLIASALTLGLALSSSAAFAKDPAAKSPPTSTHPATHADRHDSNEPVTDTWITTKVKADLLASSNVPGTEIKVETVNGVVSLSGAVATQAEKDKAVTTAKGIKGVTRVDAAALKVSAAAKR; this is translated from the coding sequence ATGAGCAATACCACCCGCACGCTGATTGCTTCCGCCCTGACCCTGGGCCTGGCGCTGTCCTCCTCGGCTGCATTCGCCAAGGACCCGGCCGCGAAGAGCCCGCCGACCAGCACCCATCCGGCAACCCATGCTGATCGCCATGACTCCAACGAGCCGGTGACCGATACCTGGATCACCACCAAGGTGAAGGCCGATCTGCTGGCCAGCAGCAACGTTCCGGGCACTGAAATCAAGGTGGAAACCGTGAACGGCGTGGTCAGCCTGAGTGGTGCCGTGGCCACCCAGGCCGAGAAGGACAAGGCGGTCACCACCGCCAAGGGCATCAAGGGCGTGACCCGCGTCGATGCCGCTGCATTGAAGGTCAGCGCTGCTGCCAAGCGCTGA